The nucleotide window TCCCTGAAGGAATAACTAAGGGTAAACTGAAATATTCTCCATCAAAAATGTCATATTGCTTTGGCTGAGTAATTGCAATTTGATTGTTTTCCTCAGTACTTAGAGCACGCATACTAAGCTTAAACCCTAAATCTTTCTCAGCTTGCGCTCGAATTTCATTAATTTGAGAAACACCTGTTCCAATCAAGCGTAGAGTTACATCTTTGATTTGATTTGTAATAATTGTTGGTCCTGTTGTAGGCTGCTGACTAGTATTATTACCACCACACTGGGTTGCAGTTAACATTGCACCAGCAGCTAACCCAGTTCTAAGCACTTGACGCCGAGATATCTTACTCATTGTTGTTGATATTGCAAGCTATCTGAAAAATTTTATTAATGACAATAATTTATATAAACTAATGACAAGCTAGTTCTAAGAAGCTTTGCCAAACTAATTAATATTGTTTGTTCTAAAGATTTTCTTAATTTTAAAAAAATAACCAAGGCGTAGCTGGGCAGAATTATATATTACATTTAGGTTGGTGCATGGTTAATAGCAATTCACCATTAATCATCAACGCATTAACTTACGTTTATTTTCACCCTTGATAATTTGACTTCAGGTAAATATTATCTAAAATTATTCTCTTTCAAATAACTGTATATATATATACATTTGGATGCAATACTCTAGAAATAACCACCAATTAACAATTTGCAGGCAAATGACTAAATTGTTTGCCCAATTCTTGTATAATGCTTGTGTTCAAACTATACCTAAGTACTACGGATAAAGTGCTTTAATGATTTGTAACTGAAGTTGCAATACTTGTGAGCTGGATGTCATTACGTAATATTTAATCTTGTGTAGGTTTGGCTCTCAAGTTCGTTAAATAATTTCTAAGCTTATTACACTGCACATTTCGATTGTCAGAACTTAAAAACGCGTCCTCAAGCAGATAGTACGAAGTTTCATTCCAATATTGCTTTCTATAACTACTCTTAATGACATTGTTACCTCTGAAAAACAGCTTTTTAATAACACACCTGAAAAAAGCATAATTTTTCAGTACCAACGATCCAGAATACAGAGAACCCTTCCTCTAGTGACTAATTTTGCAACAAAACGTTATGCACTGTCATAGCAGATAACAAACTGAATGCCTCAATGTCTAATTTTCCTCATTTGGCAATTACTGCACTGCTGCTAGTTAAAGAATGCGATAGCGATTCGTGCACTCAATTTTGCCTTGTGCAGTGAACCAAAACTGAAGTCTGGTAAACGGTTTTAATCAAATAGCCACAGGCAATTACCAACATGACTTATCGAGATCAACTACTAGCTCTTCACTCCTAAGCAAAGAAGTCCTGTAAATTATTAAGAGTATCGGCAACAGCTAGCTGTCTAGAGCTGATCGCAGGTTGAAGCGAAGGTGGAGAAAATGTCCATAACATCCGAAACTTCTATAGTCGGGCTGATTGTATTAGCAGCTTTCACCATATTAGGCTGGGGCTTTTATCGCGCTAGACCTTACGGCAAACTAGGAGTCATAGCTTGGTTACAGTCAGTAGTGTTAATGGCTCCTTGGCTGTTATTTTTTGGTTTATTTGCTACTGGAATTTATATCAATATTGTCGGGATCTTGTTTTTGTTAGTTGCTTCAGCCGTAGTATATATTTTTTTGGGAAGGCAATTGAGAGCAGCCGGTCAAGATGCTATCTTGCGATCGCGGGCAACTGAACGCCTTGCTAATGCAACTCAAGACGATCAAGCATCAGATGTTCCACCACAACTACAACCTGAGGCAGTTTCAATTGCTGAAGAAGACTTGGGAGCAATACGTGGTATTTTTGGGATCGATACTTTTTTTGCGACAGAAACCATTCCTTACCAAGAAGGAATTATCTTTAAAGGTAATCTGCGGGGAGAACCAGAAGCTGTTTTTCAGAAATTAAGCAGTAATCTACACCAGCAATTAGGCGATCGCTATCGTTTATTTTTAGTTGAGAACCTTGATGGTAGACCTGTTGTCATTGTTCTTCCTAGCCGTAACGATCCCCAGCCTACTAACGTAGCGCAAACAATTCTAGCAGTTGTCTTACTCATCGCTACGATCGCAACCTGTCTGGAAGCCGGAGGCATTTTACTAGGCTTTGATTTCTTGACAAATATCCAGCGATATCAAGAACCATTACCGATTGCAGCAGGTATCTTAGCAGTTTTACTAACACACGAACTCGGACATCGGTTACTCGCACAGCGTTATCAAGTGCGGCTAAGTCCACCATTTTTTCTCCCAACTCTGCAAATTGGTGCTTTCGGTGCAATTACTCGATTTCAGTCAATCTTACCTAACCGGACAGTATTGTTT belongs to Gloeocapsopsis sp. IPPAS B-1203 and includes:
- a CDS encoding site-2 protease family protein, with product MSITSETSIVGLIVLAAFTILGWGFYRARPYGKLGVIAWLQSVVLMAPWLLFFGLFATGIYINIVGILFLLVASAVVYIFLGRQLRAAGQDAILRSRATERLANATQDDQASDVPPQLQPEAVSIAEEDLGAIRGIFGIDTFFATETIPYQEGIIFKGNLRGEPEAVFQKLSSNLHQQLGDRYRLFLVENLDGRPVVIVLPSRNDPQPTNVAQTILAVVLLIATIATCLEAGGILLGFDFLTNIQRYQEPLPIAAGILAVLLTHELGHRLLAQRYQVRLSPPFFLPTLQIGAFGAITRFQSILPNRTVLFDVAFAGPAFGGILSFTLLVLGLILSRPESLFQVPTEFFQGSILVGTIARVILGSALQQNVVAVHPLTVIGWLGLVITAINLMPAGQLDGGRIVQAIYGRKTAGRTTIATLIVLAIASFANPLALYWAVVIVFLQRDLERPSQNELSEPDDARAALGLLALFLMVATLLPLTPALAGRLGIGG